A genomic segment from Juglans regia cultivar Chandler chromosome 14, Walnut 2.0, whole genome shotgun sequence encodes:
- the LOC108979256 gene encoding josephin-like protein, with protein MASENTQIYHERQRLQFCLLHSLNNLFQQKDAFTRASLNEIAEKLVLDDPNKVTWTPISALFKPHHNTITGNYDINVLIAALEGKGKSVIWHDRRNGASMINLDASEETLMGIVLNVSVRKFGGIWKGRHWVALKKINGVWYNLDSDLVAPETFKDTEEVRGFLDYIIDNGGEVLLVMNEKQ; from the exons ATGGCTTCCGAGAATACGCAAATTTATCATGAGCGGCAAAGATTACAGTTCTGCCTTTTACACTCGCTCAACAATCTCTTTCAG CAAAAGGACGCGTTTACTCGAGCTAGCTTGAATGAAATTGCTGAGAAACTTGTTCTTGATGATCCGAACAAGGTGACCTGGACGCCAATATCCGCGCTCTTTAAGCCTCATCATAATACCATTACGGGAAACTATGACATAAATGTCCTAATTGCAGCCTTGGAAGGGAAAGGGAAGAGTGTAATCTGGCATGATCGACGGAATGGAGCGTCTATGATTAATCTCGATGCATCCGAGGAAACTCTGATGGGTATTGTACTCAATGTGTCGGTTAGAAAGTTTGGTGGGATTTGGAAAGGTAGGCATTGGGTTGCGTTGAAAAAGATTAATGGTGTTTGGTATAATTTGGACAGTGATCTTGTTGCTCCTGAGACTTTTAAAGATACTGAAGAAGTTAGGGGATTCTTAGATTACATCATTGATAATGGTGGGGAGGTTTTGCTTGTCATGAATGAGAAACAGTGA
- the LOC108979240 gene encoding phosphomethylpyrimidine synthase, chloroplastic: MASLHASLTSAVCQNGNHAASAKYPSTAFLPGFDVVGRVSSASKKETFTLSVSSSPRATLTFDPPTTNSDKTQQRKHTVDPASPDFLPLPSFEQCFPKSTKEYKEVIHEQSGHVLKVPFRRVHLAGDEPNFDTYDTTGPQNYSPRIGLPNLRKDWVDRREKLGVPRYTQMYYAKQGIITEEMLFCATREKLDPEFVRSEVARGRAIIPSNKKHLELEPMIVGRNFLVKVNANIGNSAVASSIEEEVYKVQWATMWGADTVMDLSTGRHIHETREWILRNSAVPVGTVPIYQALEKVNGIAENLTWEAFRDTLIEQAEQGVDYFTIHAGVLLRYIPLTAKRMTGIVSRGGSIHAKWCLTYHKENFAYEHWDDILDICNQYDVALSIGDGLRPGSIYDANDTAQFAELLTQGELTRRAWEKDVQVMNEGPGHIPMHKIPENMQKQLEWCNEAPFYTLGPLTTDIAPGYDHITSAIGAANIGALGTALLCYVTPKEHLGLPNRDDVKAGVIAYKIAAHAADLAKGHPHAQAWDDALSKARFEFRWMDQFALSLDPMTAMSFHDETLPAEGAKVAHFCSMCGPKFCSMKITEDVRKYAEEHGYGSAEEAVQGGMDAMSAEFLAAKKTVSGEQHGEIGGEIYLPASSLSSSES; the protein is encoded by the exons ATGGCATCACTGCATGCTAGTTTAACATCAGCTGTGTGCCAGAATGGAAACCATGCTGCTTCAGCAAAGTACCCAAGTACTGCCTTCTTGCCAGGGTTTGATGTGGTTGGGCGGGTCTCAAGCGCATCTAAGAAGGAAACATTCACTTTGTCTGTTAGCTCGAGCCCTAGAGCCACATTAACCTTTGATCCCCCAACAACCAATTCAGATAAAACCCAACAAAGGAAGCATACAGTTGATCCTGCTTCTCCTGATTTTCTGCCACTTCCATCCTTTGAACAATGTTTTCCAAAGAGCACCAAAGAATACAA GGAAGTTATTCATGAACAATCTGGTCATGTGCTCAAGGTTCCCTTTCGACGCGTCCACCTAGCTGGGGATGAGCCTAACTTTGACACTTACGACACAACTGGTCCTCAAAATTACAGCCCTCGCATTG GACTACCAAATCTGCGCAAAGACTGGGTTGACAGGCGGGAGAAATTAGGTGTTCCCAGATACACGCAAATGTACTATGCTAAGCAGGGAATTATAACTGAGGAAATGTTGTTCTGTGCCACTCGAGAGAAGCTTGACCCAGAATTTGTGAGGTCAGAGGTCGCTCGTGGGCGAGCAATCATCCCTTCCAATAAGAAGCACTTGGAGCTGGAGCCAATGATAGTTGGAAGAAACTTTTTGGTCAAAGTGAATGCTAACATTGGAAATTCTGCTGTTGCTAGCTCTATCGAAGAAGAAGTTTATAAGGTCCAATGGGCAACTATGTGGGGTGCGGACACTGTCATGGATCTCTCTACAGGTCGCCACATCCATGAGACACGTGAGTGGATCCTACGTAACTCTGCTGTACCAGTTGGGACTGTACCTATCTATCAAGCACTTGAAAAAGTGAATGGAATTGCCGAAAACCTTACCTGGGAAGCTTTCAGAGACACCCTGATTGAACAAGCTGAGCAGGGTGTAGATTACTTCACTATTCATGCTGGGGTTCTGCTACGATACATCCCACTAACAGCGAAGCGAATGACAGGTATTGTCTCACGTGGAGGATCCATTCATGCAAAGTGGTGCTTAACTTACCATAAGGAGAATTTTGCATATGAGCACTGGGATGACATACTTGACATCTGTAATCAATATGATGTGGCCCTGTCAATCGGAGATGGGCTAAGACCTGGGTCCATTTATGATGCAAATGACACTGCTCAGTTTGCAGAGCTCTTGACTCAGGGAGAACTGACCCGAAGAGCATGGGAAAAGGATGTACAg GTCATGAATGAAGGGCCTGGACATATTCCAATGCACAAGATTCCTGAAAACATGCAAAAACAGCTGGAATGGTGTAATGAAGCACCTTTCTACACTCTTGGTCCTTTAACTACTGACATCGCCCCTGGATATGATCACATCACCTCTGCAATTGGTGCTGCCAATATTGGAGCTTTGGGCACTGCTCTTCTGTGTTATGTAACTCCGAAAGAACACCTTGGGTTGCCAAACCGGGATGACGTGAAGGCTGGAGTTATAGCATATAAGATAGCTGCTCATGCAGCTGATTTAGCCAAAGGTCACCCACATGCTCAAGCCTGGGATGATGCATTAAGCAAGGCGAGATTTGAGTTCCGGTGGATGGACCAATTTGCTTTGTCATTGGACCCTATGACTGCTATGTCTTTCCATGATGAAACCCTGCCAGCAGAAGGTGCCAAGGTAGCCCATTTTTGTTCCATGTGTGGACCTAAATTCTGCTCTATGAAAATAACAGAGGATGTGAGGAAATATGCTGAGGAGCATGGCTATGGAAGTGCTGAGGAAGCTGTGCAAGGTGGGATGGATGCTATGAGTGCTGAGTTTCTGGCTGCTAAGAAAACTGTCAGTGGAGAACAACATGGTGAAATAGGCGGAGAGATCTACTTGCCAGCAAGTTCCTTGAGTTCATCAGAGAGTTGA